A genomic segment from Streptosporangium roseum DSM 43021 encodes:
- a CDS encoding PQQ-binding-like beta-propeller repeat protein has product MPRPHPARWIVLTVLTALALALPLTSPVQAAAASSGAPPARCAGPGVQTFGPATTTGAIVGAVLHGGRGYVVTRGLKPPIVAEFDLVTRKVVRSVPLPDGPADGEPEGAWAMTVSGGKIYIGTYPVPDLYRFDPATGEVEHLHSFGRKGGFVWSLTTAPDGTIYAGTYSDGRVWEYSPATGAVRNYGVLAAGERYVRSIAADAANVYAGLLDKGKLLAIGRADGVVRDITPAGLGAKPAGFGVLADYGDRLLAGSGTFLVDVRKDGSDARVLDLGVTSLDAITVAADGTAYLSSRPYGAIYRYRTGDTALTEIGTPPSPGDEHRALALTDEHTLVGFAGSGGVWSMDLRTGTSEFTELLDAGIPAGPERPQSILLDPRKALYVAGHWAVEVRDLRTGAHRRIRVPGEPKAMLLRNHKIYAALYPSGQIIELDPRNDRIRSLGYLGHGQKRPWDMEYDPRSGLLLIASAPLGADLSGALTLLDPDTGKMDVYHDVVPDQSLMSLTVDRGIAYLGADVLGGGGTPPTRSAAAVAAFDLRTRKVLWQVTPVPGNRTIQDVIVHRGLLYGVFKRNAGWFVMDLATRTVTRQGPLTGYGELYVHRGKVFASTYFGGGNVHQLGPDLAEPKLVATGLGDEWYTNPQLAFEPHSWNAWTLVGRDLALVRLDPGCPALDVTP; this is encoded by the coding sequence ATGCCGCGTCCCCATCCGGCGCGCTGGATCGTTCTGACCGTCCTGACCGCTCTCGCCCTCGCCCTGCCGCTCACGTCCCCGGTCCAGGCCGCCGCGGCGTCCTCCGGCGCGCCCCCGGCGCGCTGTGCCGGCCCCGGCGTCCAGACCTTCGGCCCGGCCACGACCACCGGCGCCATCGTCGGCGCCGTCCTGCACGGAGGCCGCGGCTACGTGGTCACCCGCGGCCTGAAGCCGCCGATCGTCGCCGAGTTCGACCTCGTCACCCGCAAGGTGGTCCGGTCCGTCCCGCTGCCCGACGGTCCCGCCGACGGCGAGCCCGAGGGCGCGTGGGCCATGACCGTGTCCGGCGGGAAGATCTACATCGGCACCTACCCGGTGCCTGACCTGTACCGGTTCGACCCCGCGACCGGTGAGGTCGAGCACCTGCACTCGTTCGGCCGCAAGGGCGGGTTCGTGTGGAGCCTGACCACGGCGCCCGACGGCACGATCTACGCCGGCACCTACAGCGACGGCCGGGTGTGGGAGTACTCGCCGGCCACCGGCGCGGTGCGCAACTACGGTGTCCTCGCGGCCGGCGAGCGCTACGTCCGCTCGATCGCCGCGGACGCCGCCAACGTCTACGCCGGCCTGCTCGACAAGGGCAAGCTGCTGGCGATCGGCCGGGCGGACGGGGTCGTCCGCGACATCACCCCGGCCGGGCTCGGAGCCAAGCCCGCGGGATTCGGCGTGCTGGCCGACTACGGCGACCGGCTGCTGGCCGGGAGCGGCACCTTCCTCGTCGACGTGCGCAAGGACGGGAGCGACGCCCGGGTCCTCGACCTCGGCGTGACCAGCCTGGACGCGATCACCGTCGCGGCCGACGGCACGGCCTACCTCTCCTCCCGGCCCTACGGCGCGATCTACCGCTACCGCACGGGCGACACCGCCCTCACCGAGATCGGCACCCCTCCCTCGCCGGGTGACGAGCACCGCGCGCTCGCCCTGACCGACGAGCACACGCTCGTCGGCTTCGCCGGCAGCGGCGGCGTGTGGTCGATGGACCTGCGCACCGGCACGTCGGAGTTCACCGAGCTGCTCGACGCCGGGATCCCCGCGGGGCCGGAGCGGCCGCAGTCCATCCTGCTCGACCCGCGCAAGGCGCTCTACGTCGCCGGCCACTGGGCCGTCGAGGTCCGCGACCTGCGGACCGGGGCCCACCGCAGGATCCGGGTACCGGGCGAGCCCAAGGCCATGCTGCTCCGCAACCACAAGATCTACGCCGCGCTCTACCCGAGCGGGCAGATCATCGAGCTCGACCCCCGCAACGACCGGATCCGGAGCCTCGGCTACCTCGGGCACGGGCAGAAACGGCCCTGGGACATGGAGTACGACCCGCGTAGCGGGCTGCTGCTCATCGCCTCGGCGCCCCTCGGCGCGGACCTGTCGGGCGCGCTCACGCTGCTCGACCCGGACACCGGGAAGATGGACGTCTACCACGACGTCGTCCCGGACCAGAGCCTGATGAGCCTCACCGTCGACCGCGGGATCGCCTACCTCGGAGCCGACGTGCTGGGCGGGGGCGGCACGCCGCCCACCCGGAGCGCGGCGGCCGTGGCGGCCTTCGACCTGCGCACCCGGAAGGTGCTCTGGCAGGTCACGCCCGTCCCCGGCAACCGTACGATCCAGGACGTCATCGTCCACCGCGGCCTGCTGTACGGCGTTTTCAAGCGCAACGCGGGCTGGTTCGTCATGGACCTCGCCACCCGCACGGTGACCCGGCAGGGTCCCCTGACCGGGTACGGCGAGCTGTACGTCCACCGGGGAAAGGTGTTCGCCTCCACCTACTTCGGCGGCGGCAACGTCCACCAGCTCGGCCCGGACCTCGCCGAGCCCAAGCTCGTCGCCACCGGGCTGGGGGACGAGTGGTACACCAACCCGCAGCTGGCCTTCGAGCCGCACTCGTGGAACGCCTGGACGCTCGTCGGCCGTGACCTGGCACTGGTCCGCCTGGACCCGGGCTGCCCCGCCCTGGACGTCACACCGTGA
- a CDS encoding PQQ-binding-like beta-propeller repeat protein translates to MIPRRRFIRLAAGSVATGAVAAVIPAASAHGATGQPEGTLTDLGPASVTNALGNAEFAGDVLYAATRGLSPNVVGSYDLAADAVTAHFDIPTGIGVWAMCATGTDVYVGTHGGDSDLYRLDTRTGAVTKAAGYSDDYIWAMAASPDGKVYMGLSPTGRVVEYDPATGTSRDLGVATPGEQYVRSVAADATTVYAGVGAHAHLVAIDRATGAKREILPAELASRDFVASMAISDTHLAAGISSSGEVLVLSTSDPADHRILKATAAGEKYVTSVVIHDGYVYFAGRPSGALYRCPLSGGEVESLGVAYPEAATHRLLVHDGRVYGVQDGAVFVYDPATGSLEYRNLVQRGFRAAPEQPMSVHSDGRRVYVGGKGGADIHDVAAGTRTRLGVPGEPKTALTLKDTTYLGVYTQGLLYAHRAGESSARLLARTGNQQDRPRDLAYDALTGLIVMPTQPEPGHINGALSLYSPRTGKFDTYRPVVERQSVYSVATRRGTAYLGTNVQEGLGLPPVTTTARLAAFDLRGRKLLWELEPVPGARYVAALGQTPLALYGLTNTGVLFEYDFRRRRVTRTAKVAGRGGELVVTGAVAYGTDGDSVYKVDLLRLTTTTIADGLAGEWFGGEPKLSLDPSGRALYGLRGRNLVRIAISGRR, encoded by the coding sequence ATGATCCCCCGCCGTCGATTCATCCGGCTCGCCGCGGGCTCGGTCGCCACGGGCGCCGTCGCCGCGGTCATCCCGGCCGCATCCGCCCACGGAGCAACCGGGCAGCCCGAGGGAACGCTCACCGATCTCGGCCCCGCGAGCGTCACCAACGCCCTGGGGAACGCCGAGTTCGCCGGCGACGTCCTCTACGCCGCCACCCGGGGGCTGTCCCCCAACGTGGTGGGCTCCTACGACCTGGCCGCGGACGCGGTCACCGCCCATTTCGACATCCCCACCGGCATCGGCGTGTGGGCGATGTGCGCCACCGGCACCGACGTGTACGTCGGCACCCACGGCGGCGACTCCGACCTCTACCGGCTCGACACCCGCACCGGCGCCGTCACCAAAGCGGCCGGCTACTCCGACGACTACATCTGGGCCATGGCGGCCTCGCCCGACGGCAAGGTCTACATGGGGCTGTCCCCGACCGGCCGGGTGGTCGAGTACGACCCGGCCACCGGCACGAGCCGCGACCTGGGCGTCGCGACGCCGGGCGAGCAGTACGTGCGCAGCGTCGCCGCCGACGCCACCACCGTCTACGCGGGCGTCGGCGCGCACGCCCATCTGGTGGCGATCGACCGCGCCACCGGCGCGAAGCGGGAGATCCTCCCGGCGGAGCTGGCGAGCCGGGACTTCGTGGCGAGCATGGCCATCTCCGACACCCACCTCGCGGCGGGCATCTCGTCGTCCGGCGAGGTGCTCGTGCTGTCCACCTCCGACCCCGCCGACCACCGGATCCTCAAGGCGACCGCGGCCGGGGAGAAGTACGTGACCTCGGTGGTCATCCACGACGGATACGTCTACTTCGCCGGCAGGCCGTCGGGCGCCCTGTACCGGTGCCCGCTGTCCGGCGGCGAGGTCGAGTCGCTCGGCGTGGCCTACCCCGAGGCCGCCACCCACCGGCTCCTGGTCCACGACGGCCGCGTCTACGGCGTCCAGGACGGCGCGGTCTTCGTCTACGATCCGGCGACCGGCTCGCTGGAGTACCGCAATCTCGTCCAGCGCGGCTTCCGGGCCGCCCCCGAGCAGCCGATGTCCGTGCACTCCGACGGCCGCCGCGTCTACGTGGGAGGGAAGGGCGGCGCGGACATCCACGACGTGGCCGCGGGGACCCGTACCCGGCTGGGCGTCCCGGGCGAGCCGAAGACGGCGCTGACGCTCAAGGACACCACGTATCTCGGCGTCTACACCCAGGGCCTGCTCTACGCCCACCGGGCCGGCGAGAGCTCGGCACGGCTGCTGGCCCGCACCGGCAACCAGCAGGACCGGCCGCGCGACCTGGCCTACGACGCCCTGACCGGGCTGATCGTGATGCCCACCCAGCCCGAGCCCGGCCACATCAACGGGGCGCTGTCGCTCTACTCCCCGCGCACCGGGAAGTTCGACACCTACCGGCCGGTCGTCGAGCGCCAGAGCGTGTACTCGGTGGCCACCCGGCGCGGCACGGCCTACCTCGGCACGAACGTCCAGGAGGGCCTCGGGCTGCCCCCGGTGACCACCACGGCCCGCCTGGCGGCCTTCGACCTGCGAGGACGCAAGCTCCTCTGGGAGCTCGAACCGGTGCCCGGCGCACGGTACGTCGCCGCCCTCGGGCAGACCCCCCTGGCCCTGTACGGCCTGACCAACACCGGCGTGCTGTTCGAGTACGACTTCCGGCGCCGCCGGGTCACCCGGACCGCCAAGGTCGCCGGCCGCGGAGGCGAGCTCGTCGTCACCGGGGCGGTGGCCTACGGCACCGACGGTGACAGCGTCTACAAGGTCGACCTGCTCCGGCTCACCACGACGACGATCGCCGACGGCCTGGCGGGCGAGTGGTTCGGCGGGGAGCCGAAGCTCTCCCTCGACCCGTCGGGCCGCGCGCTGTACGGCCTGCGTGGCCGCAACCTCGTCCGCATCGCGATCTCCGGCCGGCGCTGA
- a CDS encoding amidohydrolase family protein, translating to MPKLVALPVVDAHRLVGPVPFDDLPADPRPDMDRLGIEAACVTHTLSLYADPAAGNEALFALGDPRLIPVPVVVPGVPGAGAPAALDEVLDWDVRIVRLCPERHRFELTGPVALRWLAAMAARDLTVAVDLEETSPAGLRTLAAELPDLRVLLLNPGYRRLRAVAELMEAIPNLWLEIGTVNTQRGVEWLAERYGADRLVFGTGAPVLDDCGPRFLLDHLELEAGEVELIASGTLRRLM from the coding sequence GTGCCGAAATTGGTCGCTCTCCCGGTGGTCGACGCCCATCGCCTGGTCGGGCCCGTGCCGTTCGACGATCTGCCCGCGGATCCGCGGCCGGACATGGACCGGCTGGGCATCGAGGCCGCCTGCGTCACCCACACCCTGAGCCTGTACGCCGACCCGGCGGCCGGGAACGAGGCGCTGTTCGCCCTCGGTGACCCCCGGTTGATCCCGGTGCCCGTGGTGGTGCCGGGGGTGCCCGGAGCCGGGGCCCCGGCGGCCCTGGACGAGGTCCTCGACTGGGACGTCCGGATCGTCCGGCTCTGCCCGGAACGGCACAGGTTCGAGCTGACCGGGCCCGTCGCGCTGCGCTGGCTGGCGGCGATGGCCGCCCGCGACCTGACGGTGGCCGTCGACCTGGAGGAGACCTCGCCCGCCGGGCTGCGTACCCTGGCGGCCGAGCTCCCGGACCTGCGCGTGCTCCTGCTCAACCCGGGCTACCGGCGGCTGCGCGCCGTCGCCGAACTGATGGAGGCGATCCCGAACCTCTGGCTGGAGATCGGCACGGTCAACACCCAGCGCGGAGTCGAGTGGCTGGCCGAGCGGTACGGCGCGGACCGGCTGGTGTTCGGCACGGGCGCGCCCGTGCTCGACGACTGCGGGCCCCGCTTCCTCCTCGACCACCTGGAACTCGAGGCCGGCGAGGTCGAGCTGATCGCCTCGGGCACCCTGCGGAGGCTGATGTGA
- a CDS encoding amidohydrolase family protein, which produces MILDAHGHIGAWPDFLIPDPSAGGLVATMDRIGIAAMGISDLLGVGPDAVEGNRRAFEAAAEHPGRFGVWQVYNPHHRTPLTDRPGVWGVKLHPDVHYCRLDDPLYEPVFALGLPVLAHGQTDSPWSDPAQFATVAARHPEVPLLMGHTGLWPYGFARAARLVADHPGVLLEVCGSKITGRWISRLAALAGAERVVYGSDACFLDLRVGLGRVALAPLAETDRDLILGGNLARVLGTRLA; this is translated from the coding sequence GTGATTCTCGACGCCCACGGCCACATCGGCGCCTGGCCCGACTTCCTCATCCCCGACCCTTCGGCAGGGGGGCTGGTGGCGACGATGGACCGGATCGGCATCGCCGCGATGGGAATCAGCGACCTGCTCGGCGTCGGGCCGGACGCGGTGGAGGGCAACCGGCGCGCCTTCGAGGCGGCGGCCGAGCACCCCGGCAGGTTCGGCGTCTGGCAGGTCTACAACCCCCACCACCGCACGCCGCTGACCGACCGGCCGGGCGTCTGGGGCGTCAAGCTCCACCCCGACGTGCATTACTGCCGCCTGGACGACCCGCTCTACGAGCCGGTGTTCGCCCTCGGGCTGCCGGTGCTCGCACACGGCCAGACCGACTCGCCCTGGAGCGATCCCGCGCAGTTCGCCACCGTGGCGGCGCGCCATCCGGAGGTGCCGCTGCTGATGGGGCACACCGGGCTCTGGCCGTACGGCTTCGCGCGCGCGGCCCGGCTGGTGGCCGACCACCCCGGTGTGCTGCTGGAGGTCTGCGGATCGAAGATCACCGGCCGCTGGATCTCCCGCCTGGCCGCGCTCGCCGGGGCGGAGCGGGTGGTGTACGGCTCCGACGCCTGCTTCCTGGACCTCCGCGTCGGCCTCGGCCGGGTCGCCCTGGCACCCCTCGCCGAGACCGACCGCGACCTCATCCTGGGCGGCAACCTCGCCCGCGTCCTGGGCACCCGCCTCGCCTGA
- a CDS encoding DegT/DnrJ/EryC1/StrS family aminotransferase, whose translation MKLAIDGGTPVRSAPWPSWPPPLSAGQRELVTEVLESGLWGATQGSLCTDLAAAFAARSAVPYGVTVGNATLGLFAALRGLGVGPGDEVIVPAYTFVASATSVILAGATPVIVDVDPVDLHLSPAAVEAAVTPRTAAIMPVHLAGSPADMDGLTAVAVRHGLAVVEDCAQSHGALYRDRPVGGLGDAGVFSFQASKAMTAGEGGVIVCRDEGVHARTWSTCNLGRRLGGEWYGHPEVGWNLRMTEIQAALLLPWLDRLEEEIARRNAFCEAVERGLGRLSVPWGPAASAGSGAGGAAVSSSAEPDRSRPPVTVVPQPPGTTLDSRHLLMLRVDAPVDREFLLAAMAAEGVPLDGGYPPLGTMSALVEAGARVEPCPAAEAASRTVVWVRQSMLMEEAAGASDVVEALAKVLGADR comes from the coding sequence GTGAAACTCGCCATCGACGGAGGCACCCCTGTCCGCTCGGCGCCGTGGCCGTCCTGGCCGCCACCGCTCTCCGCCGGGCAGCGCGAGCTGGTCACCGAGGTGCTGGAGAGCGGCCTGTGGGGGGCCACGCAGGGATCGCTCTGCACCGATCTGGCAGCCGCGTTCGCGGCGCGGTCCGCCGTGCCGTACGGCGTGACGGTCGGCAACGCCACCCTGGGGCTGTTCGCCGCGCTGCGCGGCCTCGGGGTGGGACCGGGGGACGAGGTGATCGTCCCGGCCTACACCTTCGTGGCCTCGGCGACCTCGGTCATCCTCGCCGGCGCGACCCCGGTGATCGTCGACGTGGACCCGGTGGACCTGCACCTGTCCCCGGCCGCCGTGGAGGCGGCGGTCACGCCGAGGACGGCCGCGATCATGCCGGTCCACCTGGCGGGCAGTCCCGCCGACATGGACGGCCTCACCGCGGTGGCCGTACGGCACGGCCTGGCGGTCGTGGAGGACTGCGCCCAGTCGCACGGAGCCCTCTACCGGGACCGTCCGGTGGGCGGCCTGGGCGACGCCGGGGTGTTCAGCTTCCAGGCGAGCAAGGCCATGACCGCGGGGGAGGGCGGCGTCATCGTCTGCCGGGACGAGGGCGTTCACGCCCGCACCTGGTCGACGTGCAACCTCGGACGGCGGCTCGGCGGCGAGTGGTACGGCCACCCCGAGGTCGGCTGGAACCTGCGGATGACCGAGATCCAGGCGGCGCTGCTGCTGCCCTGGCTGGACCGGCTGGAGGAGGAGATCGCGCGGCGCAACGCCTTCTGCGAGGCGGTGGAGCGCGGGCTCGGGCGGCTGTCCGTGCCGTGGGGGCCGGCGGCGTCCGCGGGATCGGGCGCCGGAGGGGCGGCGGTGTCCTCGTCCGCGGAGCCCGATCGCTCCCGGCCGCCGGTGACCGTGGTGCCGCAGCCCCCGGGGACCACCCTGGACTCCCGGCACCTGCTCATGCTCCGGGTGGACGCACCGGTCGACCGGGAGTTCCTGCTCGCCGCGATGGCGGCCGAGGGGGTGCCGCTGGACGGCGGCTACCCGCCACTGGGGACGATGTCCGCCCTGGTGGAGGCGGGCGCACGGGTCGAGCCCTGCCCGGCGGCGGAGGCCGCCTCGCGGACGGTGGTCTGGGTGCGCCAGTCGATGCTGATGGAGGAGGCGGCCGGAGCCTCGGACGTCGTCGAGGCCCTGGCCAAGGTGCTCGGCGCGGATCGCTGA
- a CDS encoding PQQ-binding-like beta-propeller repeat protein yields the protein MTLIQGIRRLTAVALAASAVLAASPPALASPSASAAPAAIEALGVPLQDVLLIGGTVAPGPGGATVLWGVSSGSPAHLNAVDPATGAEVARYDLPGAGGAWAVDAAPDGSVYVGSYGDGRLYRWTEQGGIRDLGRPLASENFIWTVAADSASRIYGGTSPGGRLFGYDPVNGVRDYGKLSPAHAYVRSVAVAGGKIYAGTEAPAAVFEVDAETGASTQLPTPPGLDPAGKWAYDVNVAGGYLYVRYSDAFPGPAHVWDIAAGAWIDRLEAAHGLDVSPPDEEGRVYMVKAGELVRYDPRSRTVTPTGMPFTGRVANTRGIGWAELGLPDYPGRSVVGLLWRGMMFRYNPQTGARSFVQTAVRGEPIDVTALSEGPDGRMYAGGFLNGGFAALNAKTGEREEFHTFSQSEDMTTHDGKLYVGAYPQARVYSYDPKLPWNSAEYSPSPEPGPADNPARLFDFAADKQIRPRATVSAGRYLAVGTMPDLGHLGGVLALWDPREGSLRTAQRHVVKDQSIVSLAYRDGVVYGGTSIHSGQSATPPTQTEARLFAWSVRENRLLWEITPVPGKPAVPALAFDDRGRLWGIAGGEVFAVNVHARKVVSRVTLSPSASASGQLVFSKRDRTLYGAHAGSSLFSLDPRSRRHAVLREGPVHHLAVHRSGDVYFAEGPQLYRYDPQIR from the coding sequence ATGACCCTTATTCAAGGCATCCGGCGGCTCACGGCTGTCGCGCTCGCCGCGTCAGCCGTGCTCGCCGCCTCCCCACCTGCTTTGGCCTCTCCATCGGCCTCGGCCGCGCCCGCCGCGATCGAGGCGCTCGGCGTGCCGCTCCAGGACGTCCTGCTCATCGGCGGCACGGTCGCGCCGGGACCGGGCGGCGCGACCGTGCTCTGGGGCGTCTCCTCGGGCAGCCCGGCGCACCTCAACGCCGTCGATCCCGCCACCGGCGCGGAGGTCGCCAGGTACGACCTGCCCGGCGCGGGCGGAGCCTGGGCGGTCGACGCGGCCCCGGACGGGTCCGTCTACGTCGGCAGCTACGGCGACGGCCGCCTGTACCGCTGGACGGAGCAGGGTGGGATCCGCGACCTCGGCCGCCCGCTGGCGTCGGAGAACTTCATCTGGACGGTGGCCGCCGACTCGGCGTCCAGGATCTACGGCGGCACCTCGCCCGGCGGGAGGCTGTTCGGCTACGACCCGGTGAACGGCGTCCGCGACTACGGAAAGCTCTCCCCGGCGCACGCCTACGTCCGAAGCGTCGCCGTGGCGGGCGGCAAGATCTACGCAGGCACCGAGGCCCCGGCGGCGGTCTTCGAGGTGGACGCCGAGACCGGCGCGTCCACGCAGCTCCCCACGCCCCCGGGGCTCGACCCGGCGGGCAAGTGGGCCTACGACGTCAACGTCGCGGGCGGATACCTCTACGTGCGCTACAGCGACGCCTTCCCGGGCCCGGCGCACGTGTGGGACATCGCGGCCGGGGCCTGGATCGACAGGCTGGAGGCGGCCCACGGCCTGGACGTCTCCCCTCCGGACGAGGAGGGCCGTGTCTACATGGTCAAGGCGGGCGAGCTGGTCCGCTACGACCCGCGCAGCCGTACCGTCACCCCCACCGGGATGCCCTTCACCGGCCGGGTGGCCAACACCCGCGGGATCGGCTGGGCCGAGCTGGGCCTGCCCGACTACCCGGGCAGGAGCGTGGTGGGCCTGCTCTGGCGGGGCATGATGTTCCGCTACAACCCGCAGACCGGCGCGCGCTCCTTCGTCCAGACGGCGGTGCGCGGCGAGCCGATCGACGTCACCGCCCTGTCGGAGGGGCCCGACGGGCGGATGTACGCCGGCGGCTTCCTCAACGGCGGCTTCGCCGCCCTGAACGCGAAGACGGGTGAGCGGGAGGAGTTCCACACCTTCTCCCAGAGCGAGGACATGACCACGCACGACGGCAAGCTCTACGTCGGGGCCTATCCCCAGGCGCGGGTCTACTCCTACGACCCGAAGCTGCCCTGGAACAGCGCCGAGTACTCCCCGAGCCCCGAGCCGGGGCCCGCGGACAACCCGGCCCGCCTGTTCGACTTCGCGGCCGACAAGCAGATCCGTCCCAGGGCGACGGTGTCGGCCGGCCGCTACCTGGCCGTCGGCACCATGCCCGACCTCGGCCACCTCGGTGGCGTGCTGGCCCTGTGGGACCCCCGGGAGGGATCGCTCCGCACGGCGCAGCGGCACGTCGTCAAGGACCAGAGCATCGTCTCGCTGGCCTACCGCGACGGGGTGGTCTACGGCGGCACCTCGATCCACAGCGGGCAGTCGGCCACGCCGCCCACCCAGACCGAGGCCCGGCTGTTCGCCTGGTCGGTCAGGGAGAACCGCCTGCTGTGGGAGATCACCCCGGTCCCCGGCAAGCCCGCCGTCCCCGCGCTGGCCTTCGACGACCGCGGCCGGCTCTGGGGCATCGCGGGCGGCGAGGTCTTCGCGGTCAACGTGCACGCGCGCAAGGTCGTCTCCCGCGTCACCCTGTCGCCGAGTGCGAGCGCGAGCGGCCAGCTCGTGTTCAGCAAGCGGGACCGCACGCTGTACGGCGCGCACGCGGGATCCTCGCTGTTCTCGCTGGACCCGCGGAGCAGGCGGCACGCCGTACTGCGCGAAGGACCGGTGCACCACCTCGCGGTGCACCGGTCAGGGGACGTCTACTTCGCCGAGGGGCCGCAGCTGTACCGCTACGACCCGCAGATCCGGTAG
- a CDS encoding enoyl-CoA hydratase — MLDLVLSSVEQGVLTLTFNRPERLNAWTDAMGRRYFDQLAEAEKDPEVRVIVVTGAGRGFCAGADFQTLNAIQDGSYEGEPDRRPTTFPATIGKPVIAAVNGACAGLGMVHALVCDLVFTADEAKWTTAFARRGLIAEYGLSWILPRLIGQARAMDLLLSGRTFTGAEACELGLVNRSVPGENLLEEVQAYARELATHSSPASMAVIKRQVWGDWDRTLEASESAAVRLMAESFRRPDFAEGVASFVERRAPGFPPL, encoded by the coding sequence ATGTTGGATCTGGTGCTGTCGTCGGTCGAGCAGGGTGTGCTGACGCTGACGTTCAACCGGCCGGAACGGCTCAACGCCTGGACCGACGCGATGGGGCGGCGATACTTCGACCAGCTCGCAGAGGCGGAGAAGGACCCGGAGGTCCGGGTGATCGTCGTGACCGGGGCGGGGAGGGGTTTCTGCGCCGGGGCGGACTTCCAGACCCTCAACGCCATCCAGGACGGTTCCTACGAGGGGGAGCCGGACAGGCGGCCCACCACCTTCCCTGCCACCATCGGCAAGCCGGTCATCGCGGCCGTCAACGGCGCCTGCGCCGGGCTCGGCATGGTCCACGCCCTGGTCTGCGACCTGGTCTTCACCGCGGACGAGGCCAAGTGGACGACCGCCTTCGCCCGCCGCGGCCTGATCGCCGAATACGGCCTGTCGTGGATCCTGCCCCGGCTCATCGGCCAGGCCAGGGCCATGGACCTGCTGCTGTCCGGCCGGACGTTCACCGGGGCCGAGGCCTGCGAGCTGGGCCTGGTCAACCGGTCGGTGCCCGGCGAGAACCTGCTGGAGGAGGTTCAGGCCTACGCCCGCGAGCTGGCGACGCACAGCTCGCCGGCGTCGATGGCCGTGATCAAGCGTCAGGTCTGGGGCGACTGGGACCGGACGCTGGAGGCGTCGGAGTCCGCCGCCGTGCGCCTGATGGCCGAGTCCTTCCGCCGCCCCGACTTCGCCGAGGGGGTGGCCAGCTTCGTCGAGCGCCGCGCCCCCGGGTTCCCACCCCTGTAG
- a CDS encoding DUF402 domain-containing protein, translating into MSHEIVNVVYRKYDGSLHWHHQALLLGEDEHGVWTGCLAGSSGRRGHEPPVAWSHAFVMLFPRDAWWTASFNAAPNKTEIYCDISTVPEWRDGEVTMVDLDLDVIRMRDGRIFLDDEDEFEEHLLRYAYPPDVIANARASAARLMEAVAADAAPFAGAPHWLSHVT; encoded by the coding sequence ATGTCACACGAGATCGTGAATGTGGTCTACCGCAAGTACGACGGCTCCCTGCACTGGCATCACCAGGCCCTGCTCCTCGGCGAGGACGAGCACGGTGTCTGGACCGGCTGCCTGGCCGGCAGCAGCGGCAGGAGGGGTCACGAGCCCCCGGTCGCCTGGTCCCACGCGTTCGTGATGCTCTTCCCCCGCGACGCCTGGTGGACGGCCAGCTTCAACGCCGCGCCGAACAAGACGGAGATCTACTGCGACATCTCGACCGTGCCCGAGTGGCGCGACGGCGAGGTGACCATGGTCGACCTCGACCTCGACGTGATCCGCATGCGCGACGGCCGGATCTTCCTGGACGACGAGGACGAGTTCGAGGAGCACCTGCTCCGCTACGCCTATCCTCCCGACGTCATCGCGAACGCCCGCGCCTCGGCCGCCCGGCTCATGGAGGCCGTCGCCGCCGACGCGGCCCCCTTCGCGGGCGCCCCCCACTGGCTGTCCCACGTGACCTGA